One Mangrovimonas cancribranchiae DNA segment encodes these proteins:
- a CDS encoding LptF/LptG family permease: MKILDRYILTSYLKTFISVLVILLMIFVLQAVWLYIKELAGKDLDVMVIAKFLIYVIPELMPLVLPLTILLTSIMVFGNFAENYEFAAMKSTGISLQRSMRSLGVFIVLLAITTFFFSNNVIPWAKYNSYNLRKNIAKLKPAMVIAEGQFNEVGDQYNIKVAKKSGDRGQFLEEVIIHKKTANKTGNYTTIIAKNGELSGNEESDVLKLILFDGYFYDDTPPKDYKDRQKRPMTKSYFKKYTINVDLSNLNNVDLDQKNVSDKYDMQSIKDLNYSIDSLKVAQENAFKTHAKNLYTRTNFPIINAGVNVKKKDTLYKDNLLSLFNTRQKAQLVNLSLNTFKSTKQIVQSKEKNFKNSQIWLNKHIIALHEKLALGFACIILFFVGAPLGALIRKGGLGLPMVIAILLFLTYHFIGIFAKESSETGSINPALSPWISTLIMFPLSIYLTKRATEDRGLFEFDHLLEPLKKLFKIKSKDDEERKEMPDVVAEIIEEKEPKTPKLSLKNKQLVFKLQDDYNVYAKFSLIFWICGAVFVPLYFILKNNKLPEIALICIQLGVISLFIYLIYYVISYIKLIKLDRLVPSETGLSKNLILIILGLVLYPFTYLLRKNKLNNDISDSLK, from the coding sequence TTGAAAATACTAGACCGTTACATACTAACCTCCTATCTTAAAACTTTCATCAGTGTACTTGTCATATTACTGATGATATTTGTTTTACAAGCTGTTTGGCTATACATTAAGGAACTTGCAGGAAAAGATCTAGATGTTATGGTTATTGCTAAATTTTTAATTTACGTAATACCAGAACTTATGCCATTGGTTTTACCACTAACCATCTTACTTACTTCTATTATGGTTTTTGGTAATTTTGCAGAAAACTATGAGTTTGCTGCCATGAAATCTACAGGGATTTCGTTACAGCGCTCCATGAGAAGTTTGGGTGTTTTTATTGTACTTTTAGCCATAACAACATTCTTTTTTAGTAATAATGTTATTCCTTGGGCAAAATATAATTCATACAACTTAAGAAAAAATATTGCAAAGCTTAAACCAGCTATGGTTATAGCCGAAGGGCAATTTAACGAAGTTGGCGACCAGTACAATATTAAAGTTGCTAAAAAATCTGGTGATCGTGGTCAGTTTTTAGAAGAAGTTATTATTCACAAAAAAACAGCAAATAAAACAGGAAACTATACCACCATAATTGCGAAAAACGGAGAACTTAGCGGTAACGAAGAATCTGATGTATTAAAACTTATTTTATTTGACGGGTATTTTTACGACGACACACCACCTAAAGATTATAAAGACCGTCAAAAACGTCCTATGACAAAAAGTTACTTTAAAAAGTATACTATAAATGTCGACTTATCAAACTTAAACAATGTAGATTTAGATCAAAAAAATGTGTCCGATAAGTATGATATGCAAAGCATAAAAGACTTAAACTACTCCATAGATTCATTAAAAGTAGCTCAAGAAAACGCCTTTAAAACGCATGCTAAAAACCTTTACACAAGAACTAATTTCCCTATTATAAACGCCGGTGTTAACGTAAAAAAGAAGGACACACTCTATAAAGATAACTTACTATCGCTTTTTAATACAAGACAAAAAGCACAATTGGTAAACCTGTCGTTAAACACTTTTAAAAGCACCAAACAAATTGTTCAATCCAAAGAGAAAAATTTTAAAAACAGTCAAATTTGGTTAAATAAACACATTATTGCTTTACACGAAAAACTCGCTTTAGGTTTTGCTTGTATTATCTTATTTTTTGTTGGCGCACCTTTAGGCGCTTTAATTAGAAAAGGTGGTTTAGGATTACCCATGGTAATTGCCATTTTATTGTTTTTAACGTATCATTTTATTGGAATTTTCGCTAAAGAAAGTTCAGAAACAGGTAGCATTAACCCAGCGTTATCGCCTTGGATATCTACATTAATCATGTTTCCGTTAAGTATTTATTTAACAAAACGTGCCACAGAAGACCGAGGCTTGTTCGAATTTGATCACTTATTAGAACCATTAAAAAAACTCTTCAAAATTAAAAGTAAAGACGATGAAGAACGCAAAGAAATGCCCGATGTTGTCGCTGAAATTATTGAGGAAAAAGAACCTAAAACACCTAAGTTAAGCTTAAAAAATAAACAACTTGTTTTTAAGCTTCAAGACGATTATAATGTATACGCTAAATTTAGTTTAATATTCTGGATTTGTGGAGCTGTTTTTGTTCCGTTATACTTTATTCTTAAAAACAATAAGCTACCAGAAATTGCTTTAATATGCATTCAATTAGGTGTTATATCTCTATTCATCTATTTAATATACTACGTAATATCCTATATTAAACTCATAAAACTGGATAGATTAGTCCCAAGTGAAACTGGATTATCTAAAAATCTTATCTTAATTATTTTAGGACTCGTATTATATCCGTTTACTTATCTTTTAAGGAAAAACAAATTAAACAATGACATCTCTGATAGTTTAAAATAA
- a CDS encoding outer membrane lipoprotein carrier protein LolA, with amino-acid sequence MKNVFLIVTLLISAFSFSQDKKAETLLNDVSNKAKAYKNISIDFKYTLENLSENIKQETRGDVVLEGNKYRLNILGSTRVYDGKTLYSISPDDDEVTISTENADDENSITPSKMLTFYEDGYTYNMDITQNVKGRKIQYVKLTPIDSNAEIKYVLLGIDAQTKHIYNLIEVGNNGTKTTLTVNSFKTNQPISKSLFTFDENKYKDYYINKLD; translated from the coding sequence ATGAAGAATGTATTTTTAATTGTAACACTATTAATATCAGCGTTTAGCTTTTCACAAGATAAAAAAGCAGAAACACTCCTAAACGATGTGTCTAATAAAGCTAAAGCCTACAAAAATATATCTATAGACTTTAAATACACCTTAGAAAACCTTTCTGAAAACATTAAGCAAGAAACAAGAGGCGATGTTGTTCTTGAAGGCAATAAATACCGCTTAAATATTTTAGGGTCGACAAGAGTTTATGATGGTAAAACACTTTACAGTATTAGCCCAGATGATGATGAAGTCACTATTTCAACAGAAAATGCTGATGATGAAAATAGTATTACACCAAGTAAAATGCTAACATTTTACGAAGATGGCTACACCTACAACATGGATATTACGCAAAATGTTAAAGGACGTAAAATTCAGTATGTTAAGTTAACACCAATCGACTCTAACGCCGAAATAAAATATGTTTTATTAGGTATCGATGCACAAACAAAACACATTTACAACCTTATCGAGGTTGGAAATAACGGAACAAAAACTACGTTAACTGTTAATTCTTTTAAAACAAATCAACCTATTTCAAAGTCCTTATTTACCTTTGATGAAAATAAGTACAAAGATTACTACATTAATAAACTAGATTAG